A part of Caretta caretta isolate rCarCar2 chromosome 1, rCarCar1.hap1, whole genome shotgun sequence genomic DNA contains:
- the RAP1B gene encoding ras-related protein Rap-1b → MREYKLVVLGSGGVGKSALTVQFVQGIFVEKYDPTIEDSYRKQVEVDAQQCMLEILDTAGTEQFTAMRDLYMKNGQGFALVYSITAQSTFNDLQDLREQILRVKDTDDVPMILVGNKCDLEDERVVGKEQGQNLARQWNNCAFLESSAKSKINVNEIFYDLVRQINRKTPVPGKARKKSSCQLL, encoded by the exons ACTGTACAGTTTGTTCAAGGAATATTTGTTGAAAAATACGATCCTACGATAGAAGACTCCTACAGAAAG CAAGTTGAAGTAGATGCACAACAGTGTATGCTTGAAATCCTAGATACTGCAGGAACG GAACAATTTACAGCAATGAGAGACCTGTATATGAAAAATGGACAAGGCTTTGCATTAGTATATTCCATCACAGCACAGTCCACATTTAATGACTTACAAGACCTAAGAGAACAGATTCTTCGGGTCAAAGACACTGATGAT GTGCCAATGATTCTAGTTGGCAACAAATGTGACTTGGAAGATGAAAGAGTTGTGGGAAAGGAGCAAGGACAAAATCTAGCAAGGCAGTGGAATAACTGTGCATTCTTAGAGTCTTCtgcaaaatcaaaaataaatgttaatgag ATCTTTTATGACCTGGTGCGGCAAATTAACAGAAAAACTCCAGTGCCTGGAAAAGCACGCAAAAAGTCATCGTGTCAGCTACTTTAA